Within Hydra vulgaris chromosome 02, alternate assembly HydraT2T_AEP, the genomic segment CTAATGGGCTTTTTTATAACTCGTTTGATAATgcaaaaccttttaaaaaattatccaagTTTATAATCATCTTGCAAAATGTAGCCAGATATTTCATGTTTTCGtttttcatatttcatataCTATTTCATTTGTCATAAAAGGCACATAATAACCCATTTGTTTTTgccaaataaaaattagtttatatatagcTGGTAAATCATGctatgttaatattaaatacttagtTATTCTTGCGGTTTGCCATAAATTGGCTTTGCTAAATTCTTAAAAACTGtgacaaatcattttttttaaattgtatttacattCATTTTATGTATTAGTTATTTATCCTTAACTGTATATATTTCTGTTGTTAAacgtaaaaatagaaaattctaTAATATTCATGAACAATAAGTCTACAGCAATATAGTAGATGGTGTAGTTCCCTGGACATGAAACCAATATTCTCTAAGTAGCTACAAAACTAGttgatattttgtattatttgttatatcTCTAGTTATACATGTACTAAAGTAGTTAAGTAAATGATCtcaatttctatattattatctgtgttatttcttaaaatattaagaatatctaactatataaaattaagCTTAAAACCTGATTCTATTGTAGCCATTCCagacgatttttttataattcaaataaacatATGTAACTTATATCATTGTATAGAGCTTGActtgacttaaaaaatgaggGGTCATTCGGCCTTTGAAGTTAAGCGGATctaaagttattgaattttttgtagtgcaataattgatgattttttgacGAAAGGTATAGGGCTTAAGTATGCAAAATTTGCATTGTTATGGCACCGAAAATTTGCATTATGTCAcgcaaaatcaaaacaaaaaacgtcaTAAAATATGCGAAggaatatagttatatatatatatatatatatatatatatatatatatatatatatatatatatatatatatatatatatatatatatatatatatatatataatttcaatatACAAATCCTCAGAACCTATTCttcaagaaaacataaataaatagttgttataaaaagaGGAAAGAGTAAACTTGCAATTTCTACCTGGACACTTTTAACCCTTTAACCGTCACCTAATTTTAGCGCGCAATAGCCTCAGCGTCaggttaatttgaaaaaaaaaaaaaaaaaaaattctataaaaattgcatttataagATAAAGTgaacaaaatagttaaaaaattataaaattacataaaactaGATCcatattaaatactaaatagacattactttaatataaaattaatattttaatacagtGTGATATTTTTCAAAGCAAGGTGCAACACATAGTGCAACATCACATTTTGCACAAAAGTAACGTGAttcttttcttgttttgtttattataacaaaCTACGCATCTTCTTGTAGCATTAACTTTTAGAGCAGTACCAGGTATCATACTCGGGTAATGGTTAGACTCGGTAAGTCGGAATGGATTCCCTTCAAGTGTTGGACGTCCACCACGTCGATCAAAAGCAGACTCAACTTCATTTCcatattttaaagcaatttgctCTATTAGCTTTAGCCTAAAATAAAGAGCATCTAGTTTCCCATTTTTTTTGCTGTGAATGATATGTGCATTAAAAGAAGCTTATTAATTAAATGCTGACTAAATGACTAAAAGCctttttataccattttttaaCATCAGAACGATCTACACCACCCATTAGCTGATTGTACTCGTGTATAACAGTTGGTATTTTTGCTTGAATGCCACGTCTAACTACAATCTTCTCTGTGTCTGGTATACATGTACTCATCATAAATACATCTCTTTTGTCTTTCCAATGTAGGAGAGAAATTCCTAATGTATTTTCATACTCTACAACTCTTTCTCCtcactttaatttaactttcgTTACTGATAGAGGCAAACCTTTACGATCTCTCCGAATAGTACCAATTAGATCAGTAGAGCGCTGTTTGAGAATTTTGCAGATTTCTATTGAAGTGTACCAAttatctatataaatacaatGGCCTAAATCTAACAACCCATCCAGAAGAGAAAGTATGATTTTAGATGCATGATAATCTTCGTCACGATTGTCTATTCCTAACGTGTCTGCTCCtgtataaataattacattCCAGATATATCCAGTAGCTGCATCACacaaaacaaatgatttttgtCCAAAACGTGCTCTTTTTGTTCGAATATACTGTTTCCAGCTTAGACGACCTTTCCACAAGAGCAGAGATTCATCAATTGAAATATCACGGCTAAGATTTAGGAGAAGCTTGAAGCGTTCAATTAGACTAACTAGTACTGGTTGAATTTTTGCAGAGCGATTATAATTCTCCTTTAACTCTTGATTGTCAACAAAGTGGAGATACTTTTCAattagtaaaagtttattttgagaCATTAGGCGTCTAAATCCAGGTGTTGTGATTAGTAAGTTTTTAGAATAATACCAGTCATTTCTAGGTTTGTGTAACAAGCCACGGTATATTAGTACAGCTAAGTACATTCGAATGTCACTAGGTGTTGTCTACCCATTTGGAAAGACATGATGTCTTAGAGTGAAGTTTACCTATATTACTTTGATCTGCATATTTGTTTGTCATTTTGACTATCATATCTATAAGTTCATTAGTGAATAAGAGTTCAAAAATCTCCAGAGGGTCATCTAATGTTACAGACTCATGGACACCTGGCTCACTATGAAATATTTGCCTACACATACCTGATACAGGTTTACATTTTGTCCAACATAAATTATccataacttttgttttttttgtagtcATTCgctgtctttttttaattggaacAGCAAAAGAAACAGGCTGGGTAACAATACTTTGATTATTTTCAGCAATACACGATTTGCGAAATTGGATAGTTGACATGCGCAAGTATTTACAAATGTCATGCGCAAAAATTTGGGaggtaaacaaaacaataatccAAGTTAAGTTGAGAAAGCTAATGTAAAATGTCGACTCATTGTGCGGTAAAAGGATGTTCTAATGGtcaatataagttaataaaatggaACGAAGCTATTTGTGAAGAACATGGGGTGTGTAGGGATGATCCTAAATGTTCTTGTGAAGCGCCGTTCAggtaaaagtatatatatatttttttgttatttactctttagaaaatatataagatTGCAAAAGCTTTTAAAACATAAGAACATtacttgttaaaatatttatattattacatatctaatttaaaataaaacgaaatctttaatatattg encodes:
- the LOC136076153 gene encoding piggyBac transposable element-derived protein 4-like; amino-acid sequence: MYLAVLIYRGLLHKPRNDWYYSKNLLITTPGFRRLMSQNKLLLIEKYLHFVDNQELKENYNRSAKIQPVLVSLIERFKLLLNLSRDISIDESLLLWKGRLSWKQYIRTKRARFGQKSFVLCDAATGYIWNVIIYTGADTLGIDNRDEDYHASKIILSLLDGLLDLGHCIYIDNWYTSIEICKILKQRSTDLIGTIRRDRKGLPLSVTKVKLK